The Cellulomonas oligotrophica sequence ACGTGCCGGTCGACGACCGCGAGAAGGTCGTCGTGCGGGTGGCGCTGCGCCGCGCGGAGGACGGCACGCTGTTCACGCAGACGCTCGGGGCGGGCACGGTGGACCTCGACGACCCGGGCGTGCGCCGCGCGGTGGAGGCCGGCGAGGGGCGTGTGCGCGAGGAGGCGGGGCTGCGCTGAGCGGGTGGTCACGGGCACGGCCGCGCTGCTGCTAGAGTTTCTGCCCGCACGATCCCTCGTAGCTCAATTGGCAGAGCATCCGACTGTTAATCGGACGGTTACTGGTTCGAGTCCAGTCGAGGGAGCGTCAGAAGGCCCCGATCATGCACCACGGTCGGGGCCTTCGCCGTTCCCGGACGGCGCGACGGGGCACCCGTCCGGCGCGCGGCGGTGCGGGCGCAGGAGCGTCGGCGGGCGCGTCGCCTGCGGGCGGGCCGCGACCCGTCCGGATGTGCCCGACGTCACACGGGTCTACCGTGGCCGCATGGTGCGCCTCCTGCTGCGGGCTGTCGTCTTCCTCGCCTCCGCCGCGCTCGGCCTGCTGGCCGCGTCGGCGCTGCTCGACGGGTTCGAGGTGCACCCGTCGGGGTTCGTGGTGGCGGTGCTGGTGTTCGCGCTCGCGCAGTCGGTGCTCGCACCGTTCATCGCGAAGATGGCGAACCGGTACGCGCCGGCGTTCCTCGGGGGCATCGGGCTGCTCTCCGCGTTCGTGGCCCTGCTGCTGGCGTCCACGCTGACCGACGGGCTCACGATCGAGGGCGTCAGCACCTGGGTGCTCGCCTCCCTCGTGGTGTGGCTCGTGACCGCGCTCGCGACGTTCTTCCTGCCGTTCCTGGTGCTGCGCGAGAAGCGCCGCGGCGACGGCGGCGCGCGGCCCGCCGCACAGCCTGCCTGAACGGTCGAACCCACCTCTGACCTGCGAGGACACCTTCGCCCGTCCGAGGGCTGGACGAACGACCGCATCGGCCTCACACTTGCCTCACCTCCGCGCGCCACGGAGGGTCACCACGTGCTCCACCCCACCTCGTGCTGCCCTGACGACCCCCGGGCCAGGCGTGGCGCGCACGGTCCCGCAGCACGCACGTCGCACCACCGCAGCACCCTCGCACGGCACCCCGCACGACCCAGCACCGGCCCCGCGCCGGCGTCGCCCGACCCCTGCACCGCCCTCCCCTCCCGCTCTGCCCCGACGTCGACGACCCGGTCGACGCCGCGGCCCCGCTGACCGGCCGCCGGCCGGAGAAGGAAGCGTCGTCCGTGCTGCGCTCCGTGGCCTGCCACCTGACCCTCGACGTGCGTGAACCCCTCGAGATGCTGCTGGCGGTCGCGGTCGCCGACGGCCCGTACGAACGCTCGGAGCAGATGCTCGTGCGGACCGACGACGAGCCGCTCGACGTCACGGAGATCAAGGGCCCCACGGGGACGCGCGTGCACCGCGTCCTGGCGCCCGCCGGCCGCGTGGTCGTCGACTACCAGGCGACGGTGACGGGCCAGGCCGGCCCCGCCCCGGTCGAGGACCTCGACCTGGTGGAGTACCGGCGGCCGAGCCGCTACGCCGACTCCGACCGGCTGCTGGCCTTCGCCCGGGACCAGTTCCGCGGCCTGGCCGGGGCCGAGCTGCTCGACGCGGTCGTGGAGTGGGTCGCCCGGCACGTCACGTACCTGTCGGGGTCGAGCCTGCCCACGGACGGCGCGACGGACACCCTGCTCAAGCGGCGCGGCGTGTGCCGGGACTTCGCGCACCTCGTCGTGGCGATGCTCCGGGCCCTCGACGTGCCCGCGCGCCTCGCGGCGGTGTACGCCCCCGGGCTGCGGCCGATGGACTTCCACGCCGTCGCCGAGGCGTACGTCGAGGGCGCGTGGCACGTGGTCGACGCGACCCGGCTCGCCCCGCGCCCCACGATGCTGCGCATCGCGACCGGCCGCGACGCGACCGACACGGCGTTCCTCTCGTACTACGGCGGCAGCCTGCGCCTGCGCACCATGACCGTCACCGCCGTCACCGACGCGCGCGTGCAGGACGACGGGACGGGGCTGGTCGCGCTGCGCTGAGCAGCCCGACCACGTGCGGCGCACGGTCGCCGTCGTGGGGAGCAGCGCCCCGTGCGGTCAGGCGCTCTCGCGCAGGGACCGGCGCCGCGTCTCGACGTCGAGGAGCGCGGCAAAAGCGGCGTTGTAGGCGACCGGGTCGACGGTGGCGTCCATGCGCTGCAGGCGTCCGCGCAGCTCGGCGATGTGCCGGGTGTAGCCGATCTCGACGAGGCGCAGCACGACGCCGCGCACGTAGCCGCCGACCATCTCGGGGCGGTCCTCGGGCATCGGCGCCACCGACAGCTCGGTGACGAGCGGGCGCACCGGCTCGGCGGCCTCCTCGAGGACGGCGCCGACCCACCCGGACGCGTCCTCCCCGCCCGCGGCCGCGACCAGGGCCCGCCCGGCCGCCACACCGCCGGCGGCCCGCACGGCCTCGTGCACGGCCCGGTACGCAGGAGCCGCGAAGGCGTCCGGGGCGAGGGCGTCGAACTCCTCCGGCACGAGCGCGGGGTGCTGCAGCGCCACCTCCAGGGCGGTGCGCTCGACCTGCGCGACGGGGTCGCGGCGGTCGGGGGCGGCCATGCGGGCCACCGGCACCGGCTCCGGCGCGGCGTCGCGCGGCCCCCCGCGGCGGTCCGGCTCCCGGCCCGGTCCCGACGGGCGGACGGGCCGGCGCGACGCACCGGCCACCGCTCGGCGGACCGCCGCCTGGTCGTCCATGCCGAGCCACCCCGCCAGGAGCCGCTCGTACTCCGGGCGCAGCGCCGTGTCCCGGATCCCGGCGACCACCGGCGCGGCCGCGCGCAGCGCCGCGACGCGCCCCTCGGCCGTGCGCAGGTCGTGGGCGTCGAGCGTCGAGCGGATCACGAACGCGAACAGCGGCTGCCGGGACGC is a genomic window containing:
- a CDS encoding phage holin family protein, producing MVRLLLRAVVFLASAALGLLAASALLDGFEVHPSGFVVAVLVFALAQSVLAPFIAKMANRYAPAFLGGIGLLSAFVALLLASTLTDGLTIEGVSTWVLASLVVWLVTALATFFLPFLVLREKRRGDGGARPAAQPA
- a CDS encoding transglutaminase-like domain-containing protein produces the protein MLRSVACHLTLDVREPLEMLLAVAVADGPYERSEQMLVRTDDEPLDVTEIKGPTGTRVHRVLAPAGRVVVDYQATVTGQAGPAPVEDLDLVEYRRPSRYADSDRLLAFARDQFRGLAGAELLDAVVEWVARHVTYLSGSSLPTDGATDTLLKRRGVCRDFAHLVVAMLRALDVPARLAAVYAPGLRPMDFHAVAEAYVEGAWHVVDATRLAPRPTMLRIATGRDATDTAFLSYYGGSLRLRTMTVTAVTDARVQDDGTGLVALR